One Pseudodesulfovibrio cashew DNA window includes the following coding sequences:
- a CDS encoding alpha/beta hydrolase, protein MALYGEFTSQAEIDREYNAVGMVADLKPYIDFDAKANAEARGSLRYEPDIPYGAGADETLDIFPAESPNAPVLIFIHGGYWRSMSSKDFSLVAKGLAARGVTVVIPDYSLCPSVDIPEITRQTRAATAWVHARIAEYNGSPDRIFACGHSAGGQQAGMLAATDWEREHGMPRNAIKGVIPISGLFDLAPLRHSWLQPVLQLDAATVEGQSPLRNIPHDGPPMLVSVGDEESSEFKRQAEAYAEAWRAGGNRAELVIQEARNHFTSFRDLNDPDAPFTRILAAFMETCLQGS, encoded by the coding sequence ATGGCGCTCTACGGCGAGTTCACAAGCCAGGCTGAAATAGACCGGGAATACAACGCGGTGGGCATGGTCGCCGACCTGAAGCCGTATATCGACTTCGACGCCAAGGCCAACGCCGAGGCACGCGGCTCCCTGCGCTACGAGCCCGATATCCCCTATGGCGCCGGAGCCGACGAGACCCTGGACATCTTCCCAGCCGAAAGCCCAAACGCGCCTGTGCTGATCTTCATTCACGGCGGCTACTGGCGCAGCATGAGCAGCAAGGATTTCAGCCTGGTGGCGAAGGGACTGGCGGCCAGAGGCGTGACCGTGGTCATCCCCGACTATTCCCTGTGCCCTTCGGTGGACATCCCGGAAATCACCCGCCAGACCCGCGCGGCCACGGCCTGGGTCCACGCACGCATCGCAGAGTACAACGGCTCGCCCGACAGGATATTCGCCTGCGGCCACTCGGCCGGAGGACAGCAGGCCGGAATGCTCGCGGCCACGGACTGGGAGCGGGAACACGGCATGCCGCGCAACGCGATCAAGGGCGTGATCCCCATCAGCGGCCTCTTCGACCTGGCTCCGTTGCGCCACTCCTGGCTGCAGCCGGTGCTGCAACTCGACGCGGCCACGGTGGAGGGCCAGAGTCCACTGCGCAACATCCCCCATGACGGCCCGCCCATGCTCGTCTCCGTCGGCGATGAGGAGTCCTCCGAGTTCAAGCGACAGGCAGAGGCATACGCGGAAGCATGGCGAGCCGGAGGCAACCGGGCCGAACTGGTCATCCAGGAGGCCCGCAACCACTTCACCAGCTTCCGGGACCTGAACGACCCGGATGCACCCTTCACCCGCATACTTGCCGCCTTCATGGAAACATGCCTGCAAGGTTCCTGA
- a CDS encoding TIGR03905 family TSCPD domain-containing protein, whose translation MDLNELTMQPLAPLHTQQPGSGYFAPKGVCSKAIRFRVEAGILHDVVFQGGCDGNLKGIGMLVEGMPVAEVVERLGGINCGSRPTSCPDQLAQALLPYLED comes from the coding sequence ATGGATTTGAATGAATTGACCATGCAGCCCTTGGCCCCGCTTCACACCCAGCAGCCCGGCAGCGGCTATTTCGCTCCCAAGGGCGTCTGTTCCAAAGCCATCCGTTTTCGTGTCGAGGCCGGAATTCTGCACGACGTGGTGTTCCAGGGCGGATGCGACGGCAATCTCAAGGGTATCGGCATGTTGGTGGAAGGTATGCCCGTGGCCGAGGTCGTCGAGCGGCTCGGCGGCATCAACTGCGGCAGCCGTCCCACCTCCTGCCCGGACCAGCTGGCCCAGGCTCTTCTTCCCTATCTCGAGGACTAG
- a CDS encoding DUF1566 domain-containing protein: MTDNRFQRNGDLVEDRRTGLVWPARAQLSVTGLPWREAFEFVREMNRKQALGHDDWRLPNRRELYSLIDHAASGPALPPGHPFEEVWQGWYWTATTSAKAPAYAWRVQMLGGRMFYGKKDEDSLVWPVRGTSEGLFATGQTACFGGSGELILCNGTGQDGELRMGAPWPEPRFRVTQSGTLDIMTGLEWTRNADLASGLVSREQAEQIVNALGQRWRLPEIMELESLTDCSRSDPALPAGHPFTGVREAYWSATDSGLDADWAYCLYYHKGAVGVGYKPNRDFSVWAVRNQDET; encoded by the coding sequence ATGACCGACAACCGATTTCAACGAAACGGGGACCTGGTGGAGGACCGCAGGACCGGCCTTGTCTGGCCCGCGCGGGCGCAACTCTCCGTGACCGGACTGCCCTGGCGCGAGGCCTTCGAATTCGTAAGGGAGATGAACCGGAAGCAAGCCCTAGGGCACGACGACTGGCGGCTGCCCAACAGGCGCGAGCTCTATTCCCTCATCGACCACGCCGCCAGCGGTCCGGCCCTGCCGCCGGGGCACCCCTTCGAGGAGGTCTGGCAGGGATGGTACTGGACCGCCACCACCTCGGCCAAGGCCCCGGCCTATGCCTGGCGCGTGCAGATGCTCGGCGGGCGAATGTTTTACGGGAAAAAGGACGAGGACTCCCTGGTTTGGCCCGTACGCGGCACGTCCGAGGGGCTGTTCGCCACCGGACAGACCGCCTGCTTCGGCGGCTCGGGCGAGCTCATTCTCTGCAACGGCACCGGCCAGGACGGCGAGTTGCGCATGGGTGCCCCCTGGCCCGAGCCCCGATTCCGTGTAACCCAAAGCGGGACCCTCGACATCATGACCGGACTGGAGTGGACCCGGAACGCGGACCTCGCATCAGGCCTCGTCAGCCGCGAGCAGGCGGAACAGATAGTGAACGCTCTGGGGCAGCGATGGAGGCTGCCGGAAATCATGGAGCTGGAATCCCTGACGGACTGTTCCCGGTCAGACCCCGCCCTGCCTGCGGGCCACCCATTTACCGGCGTGCGCGAGGCGTACTGGTCCGCCACGGACAGCGGGCTGGATGCGGACTGGGCCTACTGCCTCTATTACCACAAGGGGGCCGTGGGCGTTGGCTACAAGCCCAACCGCGACTTTTCTGTCTGGGCCGTACGCAATCAGGATGAGACGTAG
- a CDS encoding HAMP domain-containing sensor histidine kinase, which yields MNKHIPSVSLRNQLMLGLGVTIILCLAIAFLFVTVTKSQVKKILDDDLDKMASYVAGLVESDYEAKKGQAHQLAQENALRVVLDLNLPAQARTLLDKQQEDSPFDCLWLLDNNGRNVASSKAGESILLPPVDASRPASFLPWDQTLSVIFVNPIRQHEETVGYLVALSAFPGARVFKRINQEYDVGMAIWHSGRPTSISSWLRRTDYARLGAPAGRHELALTLQNGGKQKFMTTKFPLVQDSEGLALEGELVRSMQQAEHPFQLVNVTFFASLVMILICMAAFSRFLSVQVVQPIRELARNADSIRIKGYAENNPKFDTKTAKRNEVAALYRSFFDMVKSQNEARAKAERAEKVKTDFLSVVSHELRTPMTSVLGFTKMNRKRLADHIYPRIGEGEDAPLKVVRQIENNFDIIISEGTRLTDLINDVLDLAKLESGAFEWNMRPVDVEELLRQSLAACTSLFIDKDLDYRLVVKKGLPLIKGDYDKLMQVVINFLSNAIKFTEAGGEVVCTTYRDGGEAIVSIRDTGIGIPEEEQALVFERFHQRRETLTDKPQGTGLGLPICKNIIEAHGGRIWLESEPGKGSTFSFAIPLPE from the coding sequence ATGAACAAACACATCCCTTCCGTTTCCCTCCGCAACCAGCTCATGCTGGGACTTGGCGTGACAATCATCCTGTGCCTGGCCATTGCGTTCCTGTTCGTCACCGTCACCAAGTCGCAGGTCAAGAAAATCCTCGACGACGACCTGGATAAAATGGCCAGCTATGTGGCCGGGCTGGTGGAAAGCGACTACGAAGCCAAGAAGGGACAGGCTCACCAGTTGGCCCAGGAGAATGCGCTCAGAGTGGTCCTCGACCTCAATCTCCCGGCCCAGGCACGCACCCTGCTCGACAAGCAGCAGGAGGATAGCCCGTTCGACTGTCTCTGGCTGCTGGATAACAACGGAAGGAACGTGGCCTCGTCAAAGGCTGGAGAAAGCATATTGCTCCCCCCGGTGGATGCCTCCCGACCGGCCTCCTTCCTGCCGTGGGACCAGACCCTGTCCGTGATCTTCGTCAACCCCATTCGACAGCATGAAGAGACGGTTGGTTACCTGGTGGCCCTTTCCGCTTTCCCCGGTGCGAGGGTTTTCAAGCGAATCAATCAGGAATATGACGTGGGCATGGCCATCTGGCATTCGGGCCGCCCCACGTCCATCTCCAGTTGGCTCAGGCGAACCGATTATGCCCGTCTGGGCGCTCCTGCAGGAAGGCATGAGCTTGCCCTGACCCTTCAGAATGGCGGGAAGCAGAAATTCATGACCACGAAGTTCCCACTCGTGCAGGACAGCGAAGGTTTGGCGCTCGAAGGAGAACTGGTCAGAAGCATGCAGCAGGCCGAGCATCCCTTCCAATTGGTCAACGTCACCTTTTTCGCCAGCCTGGTCATGATCCTCATATGCATGGCGGCGTTCAGCCGTTTCCTCTCGGTCCAGGTGGTGCAGCCTATCCGGGAACTGGCCCGCAACGCGGACTCCATCCGGATAAAGGGTTATGCCGAAAACAACCCCAAGTTCGATACCAAGACCGCCAAAAGGAACGAAGTCGCCGCGCTCTACCGATCCTTTTTCGACATGGTCAAATCCCAGAATGAAGCCAGAGCCAAGGCCGAGCGGGCCGAAAAGGTCAAGACGGACTTTCTCTCAGTGGTCTCCCATGAGCTGCGCACGCCCATGACCTCGGTGCTCGGCTTCACCAAGATGAATCGCAAGCGCCTGGCCGACCACATCTACCCGCGCATCGGCGAAGGGGAGGACGCCCCCCTCAAGGTGGTCAGGCAAATCGAGAATAATTTCGACATCATCATCTCCGAGGGCACTCGACTGACCGACCTCATCAACGACGTCCTGGATCTGGCCAAGCTCGAGTCCGGCGCGTTCGAATGGAACATGAGGCCGGTGGACGTTGAGGAACTCCTCCGCCAATCCCTTGCCGCCTGCACCAGCCTGTTCATAGACAAGGACCTGGACTACCGCCTGGTGGTGAAGAAGGGGCTTCCCCTGATCAAGGGGGATTATGACAAGCTGATGCAGGTCGTGATCAACTTCCTCTCCAACGCCATCAAGTTCACCGAGGCCGGAGGCGAGGTCGTCTGCACGACATACAGGGACGGCGGCGAGGCCATCGTCAGTATCCGTGATACGGGGATCGGCATTCCCGAGGAGGAGCAGGCCCTGGTCTTCGAACGCTTCCACCAGCGCAGGGAGACCCTGACCGACAAGCCCCAGGGGACAGGCCTCGGGCTTCCCATCTGCAAGAACATCATCGAGGCCCACGGCGGTCGCATCTGGCTGGAAAGCGAGCCGGGCAAGGGAAGCACCTTCTCTTTCGCCATCCCCCTTCCCGAATAA
- a CDS encoding ABC transporter substrate-binding protein, translating to MRTWFRLSYLIPTLLVLAALSVSTAWASTPLVYIVHSYEQDHVCGKPQADGVISTLKAHGLYPDKVTIRSYYMDTKRTHTSPQAIAEQGRLAMVEIEKLHPKVVVTLDDNAFRHVGLKLVGRKDVSVVFSGLNGQPEAYDKIRHFMDSRKHPGRNVTGVYEKLHLKRALTVAATVLKGLKKVVAITDVSPTGKGITRQLEIESAEGLPCEWDVRTTRNFDEYKKLILELNDDPEVQAIYPVAMTLDDGGKRATANEIFKWTIEHSVKPEIPVNYGFCRLGLFGGVSVDFEYMGKVAGAQVSSILNGTPAGDLPIVDAPNYAIVFNLARANMLGITIPEDILLASDTIYKEMELLK from the coding sequence TTGCGTACATGGTTCCGTTTGTCCTACCTGATCCCGACTCTATTGGTCCTTGCTGCCCTTTCCGTTTCAACCGCCTGGGCGAGTACACCTCTGGTCTACATAGTCCACAGCTATGAGCAGGACCATGTCTGCGGCAAGCCGCAGGCAGACGGCGTGATCTCGACCCTGAAGGCCCACGGCCTCTATCCGGACAAGGTGACCATTCGGTCCTATTACATGGACACGAAGCGCACCCACACCTCCCCTCAGGCCATCGCGGAACAAGGCCGTCTGGCCATGGTCGAGATCGAAAAACTCCACCCGAAAGTGGTCGTCACCCTGGACGACAACGCCTTTCGCCATGTGGGCCTGAAGCTCGTGGGCCGCAAGGACGTCAGCGTGGTCTTCAGCGGCCTTAACGGCCAGCCCGAGGCATATGACAAGATCAGGCATTTCATGGACTCACGGAAGCACCCCGGCCGCAACGTCACCGGCGTCTATGAAAAACTCCACCTCAAACGCGCCCTGACGGTGGCCGCCACGGTCCTCAAGGGCCTGAAGAAGGTCGTGGCCATCACGGACGTATCCCCCACCGGCAAGGGCATCACGCGCCAGCTGGAAATTGAATCGGCGGAAGGCTTGCCCTGCGAGTGGGATGTCCGCACGACGAGGAATTTTGATGAATACAAAAAGCTGATCCTCGAACTCAACGACGATCCGGAAGTCCAGGCAATCTATCCGGTGGCCATGACACTGGATGACGGAGGAAAGCGCGCCACGGCCAACGAGATTTTCAAATGGACCATCGAGCATTCGGTCAAACCCGAGATCCCGGTCAATTACGGGTTCTGCCGACTAGGCCTGTTCGGAGGCGTCTCGGTTGACTTCGAATACATGGGCAAGGTAGCGGGAGCCCAGGTCAGCTCCATCCTGAACGGCACCCCGGCAGGGGATCTTCCCATCGTTGACGCGCCGAATTACGCCATCGTGTTCAACCTGGCCCGGGCCAACATGCTCGGCATAACGATCCCCGAGGACATCCTGCTGGCGTCGGATACGATCTACAAGGAAATGGAGCTGCTGAAGTAA
- the ybaK gene encoding Cys-tRNA(Pro) deacylase — translation MTPAIKAAKKAKIDFTVREYEHDPAAESYGVEAAEKLGVAPVRVFKTLVADCGGNRLAVAVVPVMQRLDLKLLAKAVGVKKAAMAEVKTVERVTGYVVGGVSPLGQKKRLDTVIDASAEDLETVFVSAGRRGLDIELSPQDLARLTRGGFAPVAR, via the coding sequence ATGACACCGGCAATCAAGGCGGCAAAAAAAGCCAAAATCGATTTTACCGTGCGTGAGTACGAGCATGATCCCGCAGCGGAATCCTATGGTGTCGAGGCCGCCGAAAAACTGGGCGTGGCCCCGGTCCGGGTGTTCAAGACCCTGGTGGCCGATTGCGGAGGAAACCGGCTGGCCGTGGCCGTGGTGCCTGTCATGCAGCGGCTCGACCTCAAGCTGCTGGCCAAGGCCGTGGGAGTGAAGAAAGCGGCAATGGCCGAGGTGAAGACCGTGGAGCGGGTGACCGGCTATGTGGTCGGCGGTGTCAGCCCTCTTGGCCAGAAGAAGAGGCTGGATACCGTCATCGATGCTTCGGCCGAAGACCTGGAGACCGTATTCGTCAGCGCCGGACGCCGTGGGCTGGACATCGAGCTTTCGCCGCAGGATCTGGCGCGGCTGACCCGTGGCGGCTTCGCCCCCGTGGCGCGATAA